The proteins below are encoded in one region of Magnetococcales bacterium:
- the ruvC gene encoding crossover junction endodeoxyribonuclease RuvC: MRTLGIDPGTTATGWGIVDAEGNRLRHVAHGTIRTRSAAPLPERLADIFHGLCRVIADHQPQVAAVEAIFLANNVQSAMKLGHARGAAIVAASHSGLPVHEYAALVVKKSVVGYGRAEKQQVQEMMRILLGMGQTAPRDAADALAVAVCHVNHASSPLLGR, translated from the coding sequence ATGCGTACCCTGGGCATCGATCCGGGTACCACGGCGACCGGATGGGGTATCGTCGATGCAGAAGGAAACCGTCTGCGCCATGTGGCCCATGGGACCATTCGTACCCGGTCCGCCGCGCCCCTTCCGGAACGCCTGGCGGATATTTTTCACGGTTTGTGTCGTGTCATTGCGGATCATCAACCCCAGGTGGCTGCCGTGGAGGCCATATTCCTGGCAAACAACGTCCAGAGTGCCATGAAACTCGGTCATGCCCGGGGAGCAGCCATCGTCGCTGCCAGCCACAGTGGTCTGCCGGTCCACGAATATGCCGCCCTGGTGGTCAAAAAATCTGTCGTGGGATATGGCCGGGCCGAAAAGCAACAGGTTCAGGAGATGATGCGCATCCTGTTGGGAATGGGTCAAACAGCACCCAGGGATGCTGCCGATGCCCTGGCCGTCGCCGTCTGCCATGTGAACCATGCCAGCTCACCGTTGTTGGGTCGATAA
- a CDS encoding tetratricopeptide repeat protein — protein sequence MIRSESLRPVLLVAGLLIVWIMLPYGQVVTFPFINLDDTRYLLLNPAVQNGLTWESVLWAWTNIHVGYWIPLTWTSLLLDITLFGLHPGAIHGVNLLLHVGNTLLLFFLFRRLTGRLLPSALAAALFGIHPQHVEAVVWVVERKEMLAGFFGLLSLHGHVTAVQSAQPGRRIRWSAWLCYGASLLCKPNWVALPLLLLLLDFWPLQRSHLGWRFLIREKLPFFILAASVASLTLITTASMPELHGDRLDWELLPLGPRLANMVVVYPQYVYKTILPWNLAAFYPHPQTTLPPLTVALSLLFLLLVSGVVLARRHSRPSWFVGWFWFLLALFPVTGLAQAGIQAMADRFTYMPHMGLFLVLAAVLPDWQLSSRHRPMPGFILAAVILVVFSIGCWRQVGYWQESGTLWRHALQVTASNPLVHYLLGKHELDQGRPAAAVEQFSAALHLAPRSPYTIHYKMARSLLALHRFSEARTAIQQALATSPDNPPILMEMGRRFMTPQTLDLSLGFFGKVLQLPGKVQSADLSQAHFLLAIGLTALGHLPDAMPHLQTALAQPGSETESRCAVLTALLADNPQLGDAFPTQVASLKSYCDGPHFKK from the coding sequence ATGATCCGAAGCGAGAGTCTGCGACCGGTTTTGCTGGTCGCAGGTTTGCTGATCGTCTGGATCATGCTCCCCTATGGGCAGGTGGTCACCTTTCCGTTCATCAATCTCGATGACACCCGCTATCTCCTCCTGAATCCCGCCGTGCAGAATGGTCTGACCTGGGAAAGTGTGCTATGGGCCTGGACCAATATCCATGTCGGCTATTGGATTCCGCTGACCTGGACCTCCCTGCTGCTCGATATCACCCTGTTTGGCCTGCATCCGGGAGCCATTCACGGTGTCAACCTGCTCCTGCATGTCGGCAATACGCTCCTGTTGTTTTTTCTGTTCCGACGTCTGACCGGGCGGCTGTTGCCCAGCGCCCTGGCTGCCGCCCTGTTCGGTATCCACCCCCAACACGTCGAGGCCGTGGTCTGGGTGGTCGAACGCAAAGAGATGCTGGCCGGATTTTTCGGTCTCCTCTCCCTGCATGGGCATGTGACTGCCGTTCAATCTGCGCAACCAGGCAGGAGGATCCGTTGGTCGGCGTGGCTTTGTTACGGGGCATCCCTCCTTTGCAAACCCAACTGGGTTGCGTTGCCTCTGCTTTTGTTGCTCCTGGATTTTTGGCCCCTGCAGCGCAGCCATCTGGGTTGGCGTTTTCTGATCCGGGAAAAGTTGCCTTTTTTTATTCTTGCCGCGAGTGTCGCCTCCCTGACCCTGATCACCACCGCCAGCATGCCGGAGCTGCACGGCGACCGCCTGGATTGGGAGCTGCTGCCCCTGGGACCCCGTCTGGCCAACATGGTCGTGGTCTACCCGCAATATGTGTACAAGACCATCCTCCCCTGGAATCTGGCCGCCTTCTATCCCCATCCACAGACGACGCTCCCTCCCCTGACCGTGGCCTTGTCATTGTTGTTTCTGTTGCTTGTATCGGGTGTTGTCCTGGCCAGGCGGCACAGCCGTCCGTCCTGGTTTGTGGGCTGGTTCTGGTTTTTGCTGGCCTTGTTTCCGGTCACGGGTCTGGCCCAGGCCGGCATTCAGGCCATGGCGGACCGTTTTACCTACATGCCCCACATGGGCCTGTTTCTGGTTTTGGCTGCCGTATTGCCGGATTGGCAGCTTTCCTCCCGACACCGGCCCATGCCAGGCTTCATTCTGGCTGCTGTCATCCTGGTGGTGTTCAGTATCGGGTGTTGGCGGCAGGTGGGATACTGGCAGGAGAGTGGGACCCTCTGGCGGCATGCCCTTCAGGTCACCGCCAGCAACCCCCTCGTCCATTATCTTCTTGGAAAACATGAGCTTGATCAAGGACGACCTGCTGCTGCCGTGGAACAGTTTTCCGCCGCCCTGCATCTGGCCCCCCGGTCGCCCTACACCATTCACTACAAAATGGCCCGTTCCCTCCTGGCTCTGCACCGTTTTTCCGAGGCGCGCACCGCCATTCAACAAGCCCTGGCCACCTCACCCGACAATCCTCCCATTCTCATGGAAATGGGCCGCCGTTTCATGACGCCACAGACGCTTGATCTTTCCCTGGGATTTTTCGGCAAGGTTTTGCAGTTGCCCGGAAAAGTTCAGTCAGCCGACCTTTCTCAGGCCCATTTTCTGCTGGCAATTGGCTTGACCGCCCTGGGACACCTCCCGGATGCCATGCCCCATTTGCAAACGGCCCTGGCCCAGCCCGGATCTGAAACTGAATCCCGTTGTGCCGTCCTGACTGCACTCCTGGCTGACAATCCGCAACTGGGAGATGCATTTCCCACCCAGGTTGCCAGTTTGAAGTCGTATTGCGATGGACCGCATTTTAAAAAATAA